A section of the Pseudophryne corroboree isolate aPseCor3 chromosome 11, aPseCor3.hap2, whole genome shotgun sequence genome encodes:
- the LOC134968823 gene encoding serine/arginine repetitive matrix protein 1-like produces MSKDKQTRSAPSPTPSDLSLHSNEEWEPTQEADTTDQASSDQPRSSRAHEKSKKKPSRKARSQPEEQSEEEASGEDAGQKKPRGPRYTEAENCTLVDCVDRSYDVLYGLRAQTTAAKVKRNIWESIASQVTAISGNRRSTRNCLKRYSDCRRQTKKKMGIQHRHETATGGGPALNLKWLPWEDVIRRRMNPAMVEGVRGGVDSSRPAGFPQEEEPPRKRRKAGDQPSKRRSDDRPAQRTSPAHRTSPAHGPSPVQQASAAARGPSTAPQASRAHRSSPVRHSSSSRSLSPVHQTTSAHRLSPVRQTPSATTPQDGRQTTAPARRPSPDRRLSRSSGTVTEEPQDTTLVDPSPDLFESTGLTDETFLGFEGSRADVSSQTLEKSSETRTSGAPGAAASQDGEVVPRTSSGLASGIGSYFRPDLLLQESSEDDEVEVQEAPVATSLPAQIQVVADIQEGQNPSTVQRVHTLASEIGTRQDTYTNVVGSRLDNIERTMEKMSNSLLELQKTLSDSTATILQIIIQDHRENMNVLNILSESMVRLVENSSCLAESNKNMSESHRHSSSSQQVIATTLQMIYEKLPGPVDQHAGDPPYPPSQATRTHRTLPQVPSQYRQSQMYQGYTGMYPTPQMPPPPAAQSSAAWAQRASQHTIQPPRTSTPYQGEEDNPDRLPP; encoded by the exons atgtcaaaggacaagcagacccgatccgccccttcccccaccccctcggatctatccctgcatagcaatgaggagtgggagccaacccaggaggcggatacgaccgaccaggcatctagtgaccagccgcggtcgtcaagggcccatgagaagtccaagaaaaagcctagtagaaag gcaagaagccagccagaggagcagtcggaggaggaagcctctggtgaagatgcaggacagaaaaagccgcgtggacccagatacactgaggcggaaaactgtaccctagtggattgcgtcgacaggtcctacgacgttttgtatggactaagggcacagaccacagcagctaaggtaaagcggaacatctgggaatccatcgccagtcaagtcactgcaatatctggaaaccgccggagcaccagaaattgcttgaagcggtacagtgattgccgcagacagaccaagaagaagatggggattcagcaccgacatgagacagctacgggaggtggcccggctctcaatctgaagtggctaccctgggaggacgttattagaaggcgcatgaaccctgccatggtcgaaggagttcgcggaggtgtggactccagccgtcctgctggctttccccaggaggaagaaccgcccagaaaacggaggaaggcgggagaccagccgtccaaaaggaggtctgatg acagacctgcccagaggacatcacctgcgcacaggacatcgccagcgcacggaccgtcacctgtgcagcaggcatcggcagcagcgcgcggaccatcaactgcgccgcaagcatcgcgagcacacagatcgtcacctgtgcgccacagttcatcatcgcgcagtttgtcacctgtgcaccagacgacgtcagcgcacagactatcacctgtgcgccagacaccgtcggcgaccacaccacaagatgggcgccaaactacagctcctgcgcgcaggccatcaccagatcgtcgtctctccaggagctctgggactgtgactgaagagcctcaagacacaacccttgtggacccatcacccgatctgtttgagtctacagggttaacagacgaaacttttcttgggtttgagggcagccgtgcagacgtatccagccagacccttgaaaagtcttccgaaacgaggacaagtggagctcctggagcagcggcatcacaggatggagaag tggtgccacgaaccagcagcggactagcttcggggattggttcctacttcaggccggatctcctcctacaggagtcgtcagaggatgacgaggtggaagtgcaggaggctccagttgctacatccctgc ctgcccaaatccaagtggtggcagacatccaggaagggcagaatccctcaactgttcagagggttcacaccctggcatcggagattgggacccgccaggatacgtacacaaatgtcgtgggaagcagactggacaacattgagaggacaatggagaaaatgtcaaacagtctgcttgaactgcagaagactctttccgacagcacggccacaatactacagatCATAATTCAAGATCATAGGGAGAATATGAACGTACTTAACATTCTGTCCGAATCCATGGTCCGGCTCGTGGAAAACAGCTCATGTCTGGCAGAAAGCAATAAAAACATGTCGGAGAGTCATCGACACTCCTCTTCCAGCCAAcaggtcatcgcaaccacactgcagatgatctatgaaaaGCTCCCAGGACCAGttgatcaacacgctggtgatccaccatatccgccgtcgcaagccacaaggacgcatcgtacccttcctcaagtcccatcccagtacagacagtcacagatgtaccagggatatacagggatgtaccccaccccccagatgcctccaccaccggccgcacaatcttcagccgcatgggcacagaggGCCAGTCAACATACTatccagcctcccaggacatccacgccctatcagggggaagaagataatccggacagacttccaccataa
- the LOC134969913 gene encoding putative nuclease HARBI1 codes for MMEPFSDQIVMFMLAASMMEEESADEHQDPGQQMSALGEPVLRVSFPRPRQYRTRRELEDLCEFEVIQNYRLSTRNIYSLYALLEADLEPRARSNRAISGFQKLLGTLHFLASGTFQPTLSQTCGFSQSTLSRCITQVIRAFRKLTIQYITFPETDSECREIKLGFFNKYKFPNVLGTIDCTHVQIRPPRNSEECFRNRKQFHSLNVQAVCDVNMRFLNIFVGFPGSSHDSFILSQSSLFDKFETGNMPGGWLLGDAGYPNKPWLLTPLSNPVGRAEKRYQERHIASRQIIERAFGVLKSRFRCLDTSGGALLYSPSKVCDMVNACCILHNICVANRLPVTLRRSAFLRGNRSSALPVGMGEGEDSRRTLIQNFFAVACEYTDNICIIV; via the exons atgatggagcctttttctgaccagattgtgatgttcatgctggctgcaagcatgatggaggaagaaagtgctgatgaacatcaggatccaggtcagcaaatgtctgcattgggtgagccagtattgcgggtttcatttccacgtccacgccagtatcgcactaggcgtgaactggaggatctctgcgagttcgaggtgatacaaaattatcgcttatcgactcgcaacatatattcgctgtacgctctgttggaggccgacttggaacctcgggcacggtcaaatcgtgcaatcagcggttttcagaaactgctggggacgttacattttttggcgtcaggcacattccagcctacactgtctcaaacatgcggtttttcacagtcgacactgtcgcgctgtataacccaagtcattagggctttccgcaaattgacgatccagtacatcacttttccagagacggacagcgaatgtcgtgagatcaaattaggctttttcaacaaatacaaatttcccaatgtgctgggcacgattgactgtacccacgtgcagatcagaccgccacggaattcagaggaatgttttcggaaccgaaaacagttccattcactgaacgtgcaggcggtctgtgatgtaaacatgagatttttgaacatttttgtgggatttcctggatcatctcacgactccttcatcctaagccagtcatcgctgtttgacaagttcgaaacaggaaacatgcctggtggctggctgttag gcgatgcgggttatccaaacaaaccgtggctgttgaccccattgtctaatcctgttggtagagcagaaaaacgttaccaagagagacacattgcatcgaggcaaataattgaacgtgccttcggtgtacttaaaagccggtttcgatgtttagacacttcaggcggtgctcttttgtactcaccgtcgaaggtttgcgacatggtaaatgcatgttgtattttacacaacatatgtgtcgcaaaccgtttgccggtgactcttcgtcgtagTGCTTTCCTacgcgggaaccggtcttctgctctaccggtgggtatgggcgaaggagaggattcccggcggacattgatccaaaatttttttgcagttgcctgtgagtatactgacaacatttgtattatcgtgtaa